Below is a window of Virgibacillus sp. NKC19-3 DNA.
ACAATGTCCATGGGCATCGTCTCCCTCACCGGGAAGGCTCTTCTCTGTTGACTCGACGAGCATATGGAAATGCGTTCCCTTCTAATTTTAAAGGTTACGCGTTTTCTCACCCCTCATTCTCCAACTTCTACTAACTAAAAGATGCGCTTGACAAAATAAACGATCACCATTAAAATTTGATTGATTGATCAAATTAAATATTGTCTAATCAGAAAGGAAGGGCATATACATGGATGAATATAATAATCTCCCCCGTTGGTTCCAACGTATCATCCCGTTAATAAGTGTTATTTTTTCTATACTCGCTTTTTCCTATGTTATATACTTATACAGCCAGGAATCATTAGAATTTGTGCAATGGATCCGTTTGATTATCTTTACGATTATAGGTGTGGTGTTACTATTTTCCGCCATTATTTATGTTTTTCATGCAGAATTGGCTTGGAAAAGCCTCATCGGTGGATTGGGATTGTTACCTATATTGCTATTGTTACAGCTTTTTCTATTTCTTATGACGGTTATAAGAATGGCTATCGAATCAATTTTTCAGGGAAGCCTTCCTGAGCCGATTCAATTATTTATTGAAAATTATCCGAGTACATTTGATATTGTTATATTATCGGTACTTTTTATCATTGGTCTATTATGGATTATTGATAAGCTCAGGAAAAAATAAAAAGAAAGAAACGGGGGAACTACTATGGCGAACCAACCATCATTTATAGCGGAAGCAAGGCAAGAACAAATTATAAAAGCTACGATTGAGGTGCTTGACGAAATCGGGTATGTCCATATAAGCCTGGCCAAAATTGCCAAAAAGGCCGGGGTCAGTACGGGGTTAATCTCCTATCACTTTGATGATAAAGACGATGTGTTGAATAACACATTAATGTATTTATTACAAATGCAATTTAATTACATTAAAGAAAAAGTATCAAAAGTAGAATCCGCTTATGATCAACTCATTGCTTTTATTGATGCTTCCTTAGCTTATCAAGGAACGCATAGAGTCAATAATATCGCCTTGATTGAAATTATTTTTAATGCACGTACGGAGGATAATGTACCTTATTATAAGGTATCCAATGATGAAGAAGATCCATTGTATACGTATTTGCAAGAGATTTTACATGATGGGCAGGAAAAAAGGGAGTTTTCCACATTTAATACAAAGAGTATCTCTACCATAATACAAGGCGCTATTGCGGAAAGTATGCTTACCAATGGAGAGAGATTTGATTTAGAAGCATATAAGAACGATTTGGTTCATATGGTGACCAAAATGGTTAGATGAAGTTTTTATTACACTACACAGCTCTGTATTAGGGGATTTATTATGACGGAATTATATACGGATAACGTAACTAAAAAGAAACGTGCACTATCTCTAGATCTAGCACGAGGGTCGATGTTGTTTTTGATCATACTTGCACATGTGCCATTGTTTTTATACATGATAGAACCAGGTGTCATAACAAAAGTAGCTGGCAGCACGCCTTTAGATCATTTCTTAAATGTTTTAATGGAAATAATAGTAGATAATCGGGCGCGCCCATTATTCGCAGTACTGTTTGGCTATGGTCTCGTCATGATTTACCGTAAACAATCGGAAAGAAAGAGTGCAAAAGAGGCAACTCGCATTGTAAAAAGACGTTGCTGGTATCTGATTGTTTTTGGCGCTATACTCGCTGGTGTTGCAGGTGGACAGGACATTCTAATGACTTATGGTATTGCTGGACTTCTTCTCGTTTCCAGTTTGAAAAAGGATAATTCGAAAATAAAGAAGTATGTGCTTATTTCTACGATCCTATGTCTCCTGTATATACCCATTTTCTGGGGCGGTATCCTAGTGGGTAACCAATCTTACGGGTTACCCGTAGAATTAACAGGGCACGAAACATACGTCAATACCATGCTTGAACGACTGATTGCGATACCCATTATTCCATTATTTACACATATCTTCTTCCCGATTATTCCTTCCGTACTAATGGGAATTTGGTTAGGAAATATAAATATATTAATGAAACCGCAAAATCATATCAAACAACTTAAACAATTAACCATAGGCGGCTTAACCATTTCACTTGTTGGTGCCATACCACTGGTACTGATTAATGATGTTTGGTTTCCAAGTCTCTTTAACGCCGGCCTGGCATACGGTATTCATATACTCACTGGCTTTGCAGGCGGTATAGGCTACGCAACCTTATTTGGGCTGTTCGAAGCCGGTATGAAATATCAAGGCGTCATTGTGAAGGCAATCGCAGCAATGGGAAAACGTTCCTTAACCTTTTTTGTCATACATGAGGTTTTCATCGTTCTACTATTGTCTCCCATCGCCCTCAATTTAGGTGCATATTTAACTGTCACAACTTCTGTACTACTCGGCAGTATAATGTGGATCATTACTTTATCCGTCGCATCCTTCATGGAACGTCGTCAAATAGAAGGGCCATTGGAAACATATATGCGTTATTTGACTTATAAAAAATATGGATAAAAGTCTTCGCAAATGTTTCATGACAGTAAAAGATGAACCCTGTATACTGGTGCACAAATGA
It encodes the following:
- a CDS encoding DUF418 domain-containing protein, translating into MTELYTDNVTKKKRALSLDLARGSMLFLIILAHVPLFLYMIEPGVITKVAGSTPLDHFLNVLMEIIVDNRARPLFAVLFGYGLVMIYRKQSERKSAKEATRIVKRRCWYLIVFGAILAGVAGGQDILMTYGIAGLLLVSSLKKDNSKIKKYVLISTILCLLYIPIFWGGILVGNQSYGLPVELTGHETYVNTMLERLIAIPIIPLFTHIFFPIIPSVLMGIWLGNINILMKPQNHIKQLKQLTIGGLTISLVGAIPLVLINDVWFPSLFNAGLAYGIHILTGFAGGIGYATLFGLFEAGMKYQGVIVKAIAAMGKRSLTFFVIHEVFIVLLLSPIALNLGAYLTVTTSVLLGSIMWIITLSVASFMERRQIEGPLETYMRYLTYKKYG
- a CDS encoding TetR/AcrR family transcriptional regulator, encoding MANQPSFIAEARQEQIIKATIEVLDEIGYVHISLAKIAKKAGVSTGLISYHFDDKDDVLNNTLMYLLQMQFNYIKEKVSKVESAYDQLIAFIDASLAYQGTHRVNNIALIEIIFNARTEDNVPYYKVSNDEEDPLYTYLQEILHDGQEKREFSTFNTKSISTIIQGAIAESMLTNGERFDLEAYKNDLVHMVTKMVR